The genomic stretch aagaaagggagagaattatttctaccctaatccTTCTAAtctaagggaagtatacagattatttcccacaatcaTCCATACCATTGCAGTAATAGTTGGATTTCCCCTTATTCATTTTTAAACCAGATGCCTTGGAGAAGAAATTAAAGGCTTGCAGCATCAACTCAATAGACGCCCTTTCTCCTTTacaaaacaaaatcaaatcaTCTGCAAAACATAGGTGTGATAGCTCAATTCTTTTGCAAAGAGGGTGAAACCTGAACTTTGAATGCCTCTGGGTTACCATCAAAGTTCTACTCAGATACTCTAGGCATAAAGTAAAGATCAAGGGGGATAAGGGGTCTCCCTGCCTCAGTCCACGCTTGCCTGGGAAAAAACCAAAAACCTCCCCATTTAAAGCAATAGAGAAAGAAGGGGTGGTGATGCAATTCATAAGCAGAGTAATCATATGCTGAGGGAAATTAAGTGCTCTCAACATTTCCTCCACAAAAACCCACTCAATACTATCATACGCCTTTTGGAGATCTAACTTCATTAACATTCTGGGTGAGCAACTTTTTCTCTTGTATAACCTGATGAGGTCCTGACAAATGAGTATATTCCCACAATATCTCTCCCCTGAACAAAGGCACTCTGGGAAGGATTGACAATATCTGGGAGCACTCTACTCAGTCTGTTACAAACCACTTTGGAAACACACTTATAAATAGTATTACAGCAGGCTATAGGCCTAAACTGTAATACTGAATCAGGGATCTCCACTTTGGGAACCAGGGTAAGAATAGTATTATTGCATTGCCTAAGAAGCTGCCCAGACCTAAAAACATTATGTACTGCTGCTATAACCTCCTGTCCCACAATGGGCCAGCAGTCTTTGAAGAACTGACTGCTGTACCCATCTGGACCAGGGGCCTTAGTCCCTGGGATAGAGAAAATAGCTCTCCTAATCTCCTCCCCAGTTACAGGCTCCATCAAAACCTCACAGGCATAGTAAGGCATGCTCCTGACTGGACTATCTTCTTGTTCACATGAAAAACTGGCAGGGAGGTGCCCAACAGAGAGACATAGTACTCCTCAAAAGCCTGCTTAATCTCCTCACTTTTAGAGCACATCCTGCCCCACATGTCCTTCACCTGAAACACTTTGTTTTTCCTCCTCTTTTTAATACTGGCATGGAAAAAAGTTGAGTTTTCATCACCATCCAAAGCCCAAGAAATCTTAGCTTTCTGTTGCAAGTATTCAGTTCTAGCCTGTTGCAACAATCTAACCTCCTTGGCACATTCACTCTCAGCCTGGCATACCCTCACATTGAGTGGATCATCTCTGAGCAAGGTTTGATAATGCTCCAAGGACAGCTCAGCAACACGAGTAAGGTTCTCAATGTCACTAAACTGTTCTTTGTTCAGTgccttcaaatttttttttcaaccTCTTGAGTTTTATCACCACTTTGAACATGGCATTACCCCTGACTTCAGGTCCCCAACTATGTTGTCCAGTTTCCATAAAGTCAGGTACCCTTgcccacatattgaagtatttaaaAGGAAGCTTTCTATTATGAAAGGTCTCCTCTAGATTGATCAGGCAAGGGCAGTTATCAAACAAACCTTTAGGAAGGAAGTTTGCATAACTACCAGGAAAAAAATTTAACCAAGTTTCATTAATGAACACCCTATCAATCCTGCTATACACCTTATCCCCAGCTTCATGTTTGTTTGTCCAAGTATAAAAGGACCCACACCCCTTAAGCACATACAAATCACAATCCTCCACCAACTGTTTAAGGGGTCTGATGTAAGCCAAGGTAACTGGTGCCCCTCCAATTCTTTCATCAATTGCCATCACATCATTAAAATCCCCACAAGTAATCCAGGGCCCCCTAATGCTTTGATGATACTTCCTAAGCCGTTGCCATAAACCTTCCCTCTCAGCAGGTTTATTCAGGCCATAAATCATGGTTAGCCAGAAAGAGATATTCCTTCCCCTATCAAGTATCTGGGCATGTATGCGTTGGTCAGTAATCTCCTGAATAGACACCATAAACATTCCAGGATCCCATATCAGCCAGACCCTACCACCTTTGTGACAGCTAGAATTAGTGCACACAGACCAGTCCTCACATAAGCTACTTCTAACTTTATTCCAATTTAAAGACTTAACCTTAGTTTCTAGTAAACCAAATAACCCTACTTTATTGTGGTTGAGAAaccattttatttcattctacttGCTAGTCTTATTCATACCTCAGACATTCCAAAACCCCAAGCTACCCATTATCAGTATGATGATGACTAGATTCTCCTTTTTCAGACAAGACCCTTTCAATCAACCCTACTTTAGACTTTTGGAGAGACATAGTAAGGGACTCTATAAAGGACAACCCCCCAGGAGTAAACAACCTCCTTTCACCATTGTCTCCTCTCATCAATCTAGTCAGCATCTTCCTAGGCATAGATGGCTCAGTAACAGGACCCTTAGACAGCACCACAGGAGGAGCCCTCTGAACCACATGAGTAACCACTGGAGTGATGACACTTGGTGCCACAGTCTTTGGTGGAGTAACTTTCTGTGGACCAATCTAGTTCTTCTGAGGCTGAGGAGCCTTGCTCTTTTTGGTCCCCATCTGAGGCTGTTTCTGCTGAGTAGGTGCTTTTGGTTTCCATACCCTGCGAGTCCCAGCAGCCACTTCCCCCTTCCTGCATATATCAGCTGTATGTCCCATTCCATGACAAACAGTGCAGGTGGTGGGAAGCCAGTCATAAACCAGTCTATCTGACTGAACCCTACCCACTTCATCAATAAAGGACAATTCATAGGGAAACTGTTGACCAATTTGTACTTCAATCATAACCCTAGCATACCCCAGAAAAGCCCTGGTAGCAGTAGCATCATCACACTTAACAAATTGTCCCACAGCTCCACTCAACTTCTTCAAACAATCAACACCCCAAAACTTTAGGTCTAAGCCATAGATTTTCATCCAAATTGGAACCCTAGATACATCATGTTTAAGCAGTTCTGCATCAGGGGTCCATTCCTTAATTATGACAGGCTTATTGTCAAAGATGAGGTGACCATTCTTCAAAAcaacttgttgttgttgttccttTGTCTTAAAACGAACTAAGAAAATCCCATTAGGAAGGAATGAAACCCTATCTACCCCATTAGACGGCCACACCCTCTTAACAAAAACACTTATGACGTTACTCGATGGATTCGCTCCAAGTATATAACAGTATACAGAGGTAGACCAGAACTTTACCTCAGCCGCAACATCCTCCTTTGTGATACGAAGCAACGGCGGTGAAGACGTTCGCGGTTCATCCTGTTCTGGAATTTCTAGCtccaattcatctagttcaacaATTGATTCCAAATCCCCTTCAAACTCAGCAGACGAGAATTGGATGTGACGCGCTGCTGATTTCCCTTTACCTTTCGAAAGATTAATACCatcatttttttgtgattttcttCCTGTATTTAGTGAAGGATTAttattatgtttgtttttttatcgaGCCATTGCATCTAATCAAAACAATTACTgtaagaaaattagggtttctctAACTTTCTCTCTCATCCCTCTTTTTTCCCCAAGTCCAAAGTTTGAACATATTGGAAATAGTTTATGATTGTGTTTATGTCAGTTTTGGGAAGCTCAATCTACACTACTGACAACCACACTGCATTATTCAATCGttgcttttttttttcctctcaTTAATAATGTCTAATTGCCCATCTAATCTCCACCATCCATCATTCTTAATCTAATGGTTGATAGTAGGACTTAAGGACTCGACTAAATATAGGGACTTATTAGAActagtctctctctctctctctctctctctctctctctatatatatatatatatatatatatatatatatatatatatatatatatatatatatatatatgcatccTGTCTTCCGCGAGTGCACAAAGCACATAAATTTTGACTACCATTCTTTGCCGGATAAGCATCAGAAAGGTTTGCTCAAGACTGCACATATCAAGAGTTGTGAGCAGCTTAAAAATATCATGACCAAGCCATTAGGGGATGCTGAAGATATAAATATCTCGTTCTAGCTTGGCCTTCATCTTGTTCGAAGTAGTCCAGGGGGGGGGGTTATGGAAACATAACTACTTTCTCTATATAAGTTCATTTGTAACACATAGCTAAATAATACAATCATTCTATATTTTACTTTCTCTTTCTATAATTTCATTAGGCTCCCCAGTGCTGGTTTGCAAAGCTCACTACTGCCGTTTCTAACTATGGTTTCCAACATTTTATTCCAGTTATTCACTCTTTACTTATTTAAAAGGTTAGGAATGTCTTTACGTTCTCATTTATGTTGATATCTTGTCGTTGCGAGTAGGGATGTTAATGGGGGCGGGGTGGGTGCGGAGGAAGGGTAACCCGTACCCACATCCACGAACTATAATGCGTACCCACACCCGCCCTACGACCCGTGCAGTTGGAACTTTTCAAACTTATCTCgtataataccacggttttctgggtcttgttactcggccgaatagggctaactcgagCGAGTAAAGTGTCGagtgttttctggtcaggctatTGTCGAGGAACACTTGGCCGAGtagtgtaatactcggccgagtactcttggtactcggccgagtaaccggtctgacgggatttatttccgcggtttgattaaggatgagtaaaggttatataaatcgtgtttttacagtttctattcattttaccaaaacctaattacattctacgCTCCTCTAATCATCCTTAATTACTCTCAAGGCGATTGATCGTTCATGAATCTTTTGTTCATCTCCTTCGCATCAGTTTCGTCGATAAGTCACTAGTATTGTGTCTTTTGTTtagatttgtcttttagggtttttccCTACTGATTAGATTTGGGGAAAGGTACATTGGCATGTTTATGAATAGAAATGTTATGATTGTTattaggtgaaggattcgtagaggaacaattCTAACTTCCGTTCTGTGCTTGTGTTTCGGATTtgtgataaggtagggtttccctactcagttgattgcataattgatttaagatgtgatgATTGTGATTTAATTGGCATGATTAATATTGTTGTTGATTTGTATTCTTGATTGTTGTAGTTGTGGTGGATTGACTATGTTGGTGAGgtgcgtcctcagctgagtgatgtcacttgcgggagtggcttcacgcctttgattCGCCCATTGTGGAACTCgtcacaagaggggatgtgcacattaatgaacatgggttgttgctcgttgcgatgagcggggcttaggtgggcaaggctgcggccCCCACTAGCGGTGTAGATTATCTGTTGCGGCATGATTGGAATTGGTGGATGGCTGTATAGTTGTTGTCGTGTTGTTTCTTGTATAttgcttatcttgattattcagtaaactgaccccgttgttgttttgtaaaactgtggtgatccattcggggatggtgagcagattgtgataggtgatggTTATCTTTAGCTGCGGGGAcgaggatgggatgtcatcactttgagTTTAGTTttcgctgttacgagtttagatgttttggattttaatgtaCTGAGTTTTATACACTTTCGTTTTGGTATTCTTTTAGACGGTGTAATCGTTagactttatactttaataaatgtttctgaatggttacttttgatatactaaccccgggcaaccgagatggtaacaacttctcatgctagggtggtccttggtaaggcaccttggtatttgggggtgttacaaagtagtatcagagcaacgattttggaacTTAAAACCAATGAACAGAATTAACTtagggtgtctaattaaaatgaacccggttaAGAATTGTTTGGAACTACCGCAAAGGTTTGAGAGACGTCTCAAAACCGCAATATTGCCTTTACAACTTCgagccggtcactatggggtgtgtcaAGGGGATCGTTGGGGGGGGTGTTTATATGTGTATGAATAGAGTGGTTTATGTGTATCTTGGTTGGAAGTGATGTGGAAATTGTACTATGTGGTAGTCTATGTTCATTAATATGGGTATGTGGactaatgtggtgattttgacaaGTAATATGATTGGCATGGGTGAGGGGAGGAACAATGTGGGTAGTACTGAATTGTGATATGTTTGGTTTAATTTCATTTTGATGAGATGCGGTGCGTACTATTCGGTTTGGAAGTATGAGCATGAATGTGGTAAGAAAAGATGAACGTGAGTTCTAGCATGTGTAGtatatgaatgttgtgtttaatttacatgtgggtatgataaaatttcacctatgtactggtttttagaagtattgagttgctattgtttgccttattcatgtttaagttgttttgttaagaaaaacTGATTTGTGTGAAGACCGATTATGGAAAGGCTGTCTTAAAACTGttataagtcgagttctagaaatgatattacCGTGATTCTAATTTGAGGTGTTACCTTGTCttgttacgattctaacgataggtcacacgcccaaaatgatcaagtaacgagtgagatgtGACtgtttacgaaaactggacgttgctgagaacCGTGCAGGAACTCGGCTGAGTagggcctactcggccgagtaagttgcatattcggccgagtatcccgtattcggccgagtaatctttcgGTGATAATTTGGGTCAGCTTCTGGAGTCGATAACTCAGCCGAGtggtatagttactcgaccgagtgtactgtactcggtcgagtacgtcatgtactcaaccgagtacctctttgggtggttgttttgagtcgtaggctatgttcttacatttgttttgattcataggttatgtgcacacgtatgtcTTGGGTCTTAATGcattattttacatatgtgacggtcttgatacgtaagtcaCCAGATACTATGATGTGGAGAATACCAACTTATGTAGGATATgtgtttggtggggaggacatgggtTTACatgattgtgatggatagtggaaagaatAAGCGAAGTTGACGAGTTATTGAGGACATTCTGTGAGCTATGGTGAGTGAATTAGTCGTTGGCTTAAGTGGTGTAGTGATGACCATATATGGTCGAGTGATGATGAGAGTGATAATGTAAATTCGAGGAATGTGAGAGCGAAAAGTTTGAAATCTGGGATGTGAAAATTATGGTAATTTGGGATATATAGAGATCTCTGGAAAGAAATGGTTATGACGATGTTGGGTGAGGAGATGCGTAATGGAAGGTTGtgataaaaaaaatggaaaaggTTGGTGTCTAGTGAGCTTAGATCGAGGGATGCCGCAATGAGGACTTGTAGGTAGTAGTCATTATGGACATTTGTATTAGTAGAAGGTAAGCCTAGTGTATAATCATTTGGGAGGTCACGGGATGATGTGAATCTTGGTTTTCTAGAATTATTAAAAGAAGATGTAATCAATTAAGGAGAAATCATTGAGTGGGTGGATATATCGGTGGGAAGTATGAGTGAGAAGTATGATGAGAGggattgttgataagaaatgaatgaCAAAATAATGATATAGACTAATAGAATTTGATTTTTGGTTGTAATGGAAAGAGAAGGATGATGGTAAGTTGATTGAACGTTCACAAGAATTAGGGGAcacgaaagtaaggaatcatggaattgTGTGAACtatcatgagggtgtgagttaagggatatatataaattgcaggacgacttgttaatcatgagtttgaggaattaaaggagtaggaagttggtagagtatttgcatgGTATGAGACTATGGTGGTGAGCTAGGCGACGATATAATCAAGGATAAAATTTGAATagttgttgaggtaatttttgttgatggatctaacgttcgttatttgggatgataatcAGAGAGAGGAAATATATGGTATATTTAGACGTGATGGTAAGAGAGTAGTTATATgaaagatggtggtgtcgtagtgttgtcactagtggttaaggatgatgttaaatagggaagttagcgttctaaagaggttgattttgtggaggcctgattggtatgtatggttgtgagggagtataagatgtggataaaGGAGGTGTTTTCTAGTATTTGGATACTTATGATATGGCTACGTTTGTCGGGTGGTGATAATTATGCGGATGGGAGGATATGTTATAAatggcatatgagttaagctcgggtgagagatatccattatcaagtggtaacttacgtgatcaggattggctaagatttgattatgggtctatgatgtgtgtaagtgatcgtgtgaggttctgacctcatgagtaACTAGGTAGCACTGACACTTCTCTTAATCAGCCGTCTCGTGTTCGACACCGTATCCGACACCGACACTTCTCGGACACACGCCAAAATGTGTCGGACGcctataaagccgtgtctaactttcaacatttatttgggcacgtgtccgatgCGTGTCCATGATATTTGggccgtgtccgacgcgtgtccataacATTTGGACGtcatttggggtgaatgatgtACTTTAGACGGGAAATGAGCTGTTGAAATAGCTTGATTAGAAGATGGGTTTTGATGGTAAATAAAAATGAGTTATAATCATGGACAAATTTTACctttacttatttaaatttagtatcaaatacttttataaaaataaaatcgagtgtttataactataaaatatactccctcctatccactcttttcttccctatttcttaaaacggattattcaggttttcttcccctttcctttttgagaaagtttttattaatattatactcttacctctttccactcaccaaaccccactatatactttattaatatttaattctaattattcctacctctctccaataactAAACCCGACCCAtcacctttattaatatttaatcataattattcatacctctctccaattaccaaaccccactcatatatttatcaatattatactcctcACCCTTAATCCccgtgcccacttcaaaggggaaaaaaacgatggataggagggagtatattttattaaatttatataACGTGtctcgtgtcctaaatttcatgggatgtcgtgtcacgtttccgtgtccgttttggtgctacctagatgACTAGTAATATTGTATGAtgtttataaagttgttatctaatCAGTCTGTGTAATATGTTGTGTTTTGGCGATCTAATAAAGCGGTATTAAGGAATTTTTCTTTTATCAAggaagttgtactgagtcagtAATTATGAGATAGTATAAGTTGCGATGTTTAACGATGTGGTTGTAGTGTCTCGGGTTGCGATCCTATCACGGTACTCCATGTTGTGATGcaggtattttcgcactgcggtgcggctgttggtggcggtgttgcgatgccgtcatcgatTCTGGTGGAGTAGGTGGGGTACTTGTGAGATGAACTTTTGAAAGGTTATGTCGGTCTAGTAtgggcatatagattgttgttcTATTAACTGTTGTTTCTTATAATTTTGACTTGTGGGCGAGACTAGAGTataatatggaagagagttgcacATGTGGTTGTTGTTGTCATAGAATAGTGATACTTTGTTGATGGGATGTATTTGTGGGATGTTGTGGAACACTTTCGATCTTATGTTAGATGAGACTTttgttgacatagttgtggcaagtaaTTAACGGAACATGTGGATACTGAGCTGGAAGTTGCAGTTGGTTCATAGTTTTTTACCGGAGCAGTAAGTATAAAGTGTTTGTGAATTAGTATCCTGATTAGTTATGGACGAGTTTGACGACATAGAAAGGGGAATTTGAGGACCTAGTGAGTGTGTAACAATTTATGGATCGTGGGTGATGTTGTGGGGACATGTGCGAGAATAGGGAAGTATGTGGTTGTGCGGTAATATGGAAGAGTTGAAGTGGTGGTTATGCTGAGAATTTTCTGGTATATGATGGGTGGTGTACAGAGTGTTTAGTGGTATGAAACTATTAGagaaagagagccttggataAGGGAATGGTTGTCAGTGTTGAGGCTATAGTCAGTGATCGGTGACATGAGATGGTGATAATTAGGAAGAAATAGCTAAGGATTTAATACTAgttgggttacgaggacgtaatgTTTATCTTAAgaagagtaggatgcgacaaagagagtttgatggttatgCGTGTGGGGGCATATTTGGAAGTgtttgagtcttgatgtggaATAAAGGATGTACTTGTGGTTTATATTATGAAAGATAAAGGttatgcttgtagtagtatgcATTTTATGTGGATGGTTATGGAGTAAGGTTGTAGGTAAGTATGGTtacgatagtgttgacagttttgGGTGGTGACGTTTATGaatgtgagtaaacttcgaggacgaagttcattttaagggtggtagaatgtaacaactcgcttggtggattgtgttggtattggatttgctagtgagcGGTATGAAAGTAAGACAAAGTTGGTGGCGGCGGTGTTGTTGGTATTCGATAATACTATGGAGTTAGAAGGGCTATTATATGGTTGATGTTATGTTGTGAACTACATTGTTGAGGTAGGCGTTGTTGGGTGAGTtagtataacaacccgacccaccaccgtcgtaacacaatactaacaagatgggtgtgcacttttgggcccattatttgtcctcacttaagcccaaaagcacaaggccttgttgcTAGAGTGGTGGGTAGAAcctcttataaacatatcacaagctccatattttcccgatgtgggacaacttactctcaactcttggggtgttacaaactcccccacttaaacAACACAACGTCCTCGTGCCCGGAGGTTGACcacagccaagcccagaatccttccccgctaggtgtgtgatcctGGTACTCTcaatgatgtgaacatta from Silene latifolia isolate original U9 population chromosome 5, ASM4854445v1, whole genome shotgun sequence encodes the following:
- the LOC141655469 gene encoding uncharacterized protein LOC141655469, translating into MPKESDEVVIEEISPNAKESDVISKKVDAPKENEKEIVKDVEDAPPKEFVQIPFPHLLAKHNEEGRKSQKNDGINLSKGKGKSAARHIQFSSAEFEGDLESIVELDELELEIPEQDEPRTSSPPLLRITKEDVAAEVKFWSTSVYCYILGANPSSNVISVFVKRVWPSNGVDRVSFLPNGIFLVRFKTKEQQQQVVLKNGHLIFDNKPVIIKEWTPDAELLKHDVSRVPIWMKIYGLDLKFWGVDCLKKLSGAVGQFVKCDDATATRAFLGYARVMIEVQIGQQFPYELSFIDEVGRVQSDRLVYDWLPTTCTVCHGMGHTADICRKGEVAAGTRRRAPPVVLSKGPVTEPSMPRKMLTRLMRGDNGERRLFTPGGLSFIESLTMSLQKSKVGLIERVLSEKGESSHHHTDNGCHKGGRVWLIWDPGMFMVSIQEITDQRIHAQILDRGRNISFWLTMIYGLNKPAEREGLWQRLRKYHQSIRGPWITCGDFNDVMAIDERIGGAPVTLAYIRPLKQLVEDCDLYVLKGCGSFYTWTNKHEAGDKVYSRIDRVFINETWLNFFPGSYANFLPKGLFDNCPCLINLEETFHNRKLPFKYFNMWARVPDFMETGQHSWGPEVRGNAMFKVVIKLKRDDPLNVRVCQAESECAKEVRLLQQARTEYLQQKAKISWALDGDENSTFFHASIKKRRKNKVFQVKDMWGRMCSKSEEIKQAFEEYYVSLLGTSLPVFHVNKKIVQSGACLTMPVRF